The Acropora palmata chromosome 10, jaAcrPala1.3, whole genome shotgun sequence genome contains a region encoding:
- the LOC141894472 gene encoding uncharacterized protein LOC141894472, translated as MLSYQRAERRVYYGNCLRAERDPKRYLSLILDGMDQSKTNIPHANCLSKDETYHFLRTHITGAISHGHGRIFSFIDLMRWPHDSNLTLSVLLRIFLELSKEGSLPPYLFLQIDNCYQERKKKYILGFCALLVEKSIFKEVSYSHTWNALNKFGLKEIIS; from the exons ATGTTATCATACCAAAG GGCTGAAAGAAGAGTATACTACGGCAACTGCTTGAGAGCTGAACGGGACCCAAAGCGCTATCTGTCATTGATTCTGGATGGTATGGATCAGTCCAAAACCAACATACCACATGCAAATTGTCTTTCAAAG GACGAAACATACCACTTCTTAAGGACCCACATAACTGGAGCGATATCTCATGGGCATGGGCgaattttcagtttcattgaCCTGATGCGGTGGCCACATGACTCTAATTTAACGCTTTCTGTTTTGTTGCGTATTTTCCTTGAACTCTCAAAA GAAGGAAGCCTACCACCGTACCTATTTCTTCAAATAGACAACTGCTATCAAGAGCGCAAGAAAAAGTATATCCTGGGCTTTTGTGCACTTCTGGTTGAAAAAAGTATATTCAAAGAGGTTAGCTACAGTCACACGTGGAACGCACTGAATAAATTCGGtctgaaagaaataatttcataA